The Dysidea avara chromosome 13, odDysAvar1.4, whole genome shotgun sequence genome includes a region encoding these proteins:
- the LOC136243012 gene encoding carboxypeptidase B-like: MMRTTLVETLVLFLCFFLGALVCITSATYGRKQNYGDQVVVRCSNVSRVQYQAISTQPGMDIWYISNNNIDVRVSWENVMWLRQLGIHCTILHDSVEQLVKQFEKDLMVKQEWFEEYHEYDDIIKWYEELANRYTDIVTYYPSIGKSYEGRDMPAVHITGSTAPNIFKIYFQCQIHAREWISGAVCGYIVNYLLENYGNNDDVTKLLDSVEFIFIPFVNPDGYAYTWSNDRLWRKNRRSGSPCDGVDLNRNYDEHWSEGGSSSNPCSETYHGTGPESEPETQNTANYFRSNDVILGAIDWHSYSQLILRPYGWTSEDAPDEAQLKAIGDGMSDRIFAVHGKYYTSQKGIGLYPTSGTARDWFYSDNANVNNGDYRSAGYTLELRDTGQYGFLLPPDQIIPNGEEMVPAVMYFANTLLEDPIKK; this comes from the exons ATGATGAGGACCACTTTGGTCGAGACTTTGGTCTTATTCCTCTGCTTCTTTTTAGGTGCACTGGTTTGCATTACTTCTGCAACCTACGGCCGAAAACAAAACTATGGCGATCAGGTCGTTGTGAGATG CTCTAATGTGTCTCGTGTGCAGTATCAGGCGATCTCTACACAACCAGGTATGGACATATGGTACATCAGCAATAACAATATTGATGTAAGAGTTTCTTGGGAGAACGTGATGTGGCTTAGGCAGTTGGGAATACATTGTACAATACTACATGATAGTGTGGAGCAACTGGTCAAGCAGTTTGAAAAAGACTTAATGGTGAAGCAAGAATGGTTTGAAGAATAT CATGAATATGATGACATAATAAAGTGGTATGAAGAGTTGGCCAATCGGTACACAGACATTGTCACTTACTATCCTTCTATCGGCAAGTCATATGAAGGAAGGGACATGCCAGCTGTGCATATTACAGGAAGTACTGCACCAAATATATTTAAGATATATTTTCAATGTCAAATCCATGCAA GAGAATGGATCAGTGGTGCAGTCTGTGGATACATTGTCAACTACTTATTAGAAAATTATGGCAATAATGATGAT GTTACTAAGCTCTTGGATTCTGTAGAGTTTATTTTCATACCATTTGTGAATCCAGATGGATATGCT TACACATGGTCTAATGATCGTCTGTGGCGTAAAAATAGGCGATCAGGATCACCTTGTGATGGTGTGGATCTTAACAGGAACTATGATGAACATTGGAGTGAG GGTGGCAGCTCAAGTAATCCATGTAGTGAGACCTACCATGGTACTGGACCAGAGTCAGAGCCAGAAACTCAAAACACAGCAAATTATTTCAG GAGTAATGATGTTATCCTTGGAGCTATTGACTGGCACTCCTATTCACAGTTGATCCTTCGTCCTTATG GATGGACTAGTGAAGATGCGCCTGATGAAGCTCAGCTAAAAGCCATTGGTGATGGCATGAGTGATCGCATTTTTGCAGTCCATGGAAAATACTATACCTCACAAAAGGGTATTGGCCTATACCCTACTTCTGGTACTGCCAGAGACTG GTTTTATTCAGATAATGCAAACGTCAATAATGGTGATTACCGATCTGCTGGTTATACCCTTGAACTTCGTGATACTGGTCAATATGGCTTTTTATTACCTCCCGATCAG ATAATTCCCAATGGAGAAGAGATGGTACCAGCAGTAATGTACTTTGCTAATACATTGCTGGAGGATCCAATAAAAAAGTAA
- the LOC136243013 gene encoding peroxisomal sarcosine oxidase-like, with product MSTADCGVNCEIYDVIVVGAGVQGSSTAFNIARKGHTRSLLLEQFQLGHTHGSSHGGSRIIRSSYDVQHYAEMMPEAFKLWKEIEQEAGVQLYYNTGGTFFGHPDSAIKSIICHFQQLDLPHEVLSAKEANSRYKFLNLPNNFICVVDKSAGILAADRAVKTLQSLFIKNGGKIVDNCKVTSIHPGDVITLKTDKEDFKTRKIVLTAGPWTSKLLVPLGLKLPLTPKLCDVYYWQVDHPELCTIGSSSREMGVFSQSLEKNISCYGLPSFEHPGLVKICPHRNIDFDPANCEDRDTCPELMEEVKQFIETYLQGVSSSPSVKECCTVTLTPDEDFILDRHPKHHNIIIGAGFSGHGFKLAPVVGRILAELTLGLPSSHNLQPFKLTRLL from the exons ATGAGCACAGCAGACTGTGGGGTTAACTGTGAGATTTACGATGTCATTGTTGTAGGAGCAGGTGTACAAGGAAGTTCTACAGCTTTCAACATAGCCCGTAAAGGTCACACTCGATCGCTTCTCCTAGAACAA TTTCAACTGGGTCACACACATGGAAGCTCTCATGGTGGTAGTAGAATTATAAGGAGCTCCTACGATGTTCAACATTATGCTGAAATGATGCCTGAGGCATTTAAATTGTGGAAGGAGATTGAACAGGAAGCCGGAGTCCAGCTTTATTA TAATACAGGTGGCACTTTCTTTGGACATCCAGATTCTGCTATCAAATCCATAATTTGTCACTTTCAACAACTTGATCTTCCACATGAAGTGTTGTCTGCTAAAGAAGCTAATAGTCGATACAAATTTCTTAACCTTCCCAACAATTTCATTTGCGTTGTGGACAAAAGTGCTGGGATTCTGGCTGCCGACAGAGCTGTTAAAACACTACAG TCACTGTTCATCAAAAATGGTGGAAAGATAGTTGATAACTGCAAAGTAACTTCTATTCATCCTGGTGATGTTATTACCTTGAAAACTGACAAAGAAGATTTTAAGACTAGGAAAATTGTGCTGACTGCAG GACCATGGACATCCAAACTACTGGTACCACTGGGACTCAAATTACCACTAACTCCAAAATTATGTGATGTGTACTATTGGCAAGTTGATCATCCAGAGTTGTGCACCATTGGAAGTAGTAGTCGTGAGATGGGTGTATTCAGCCAGTCATTAGAGAAAAACATCAGCTGTTATGGTCTACCATCATTTGAACATCCTGGCCTTGTAAAG ATATGTCCACACAGGAATATTGATTTTGATCCAGCAAACTGTGAAGACCGTGATACTTGTCCAGAACTAATGGAGGAAGTGAAACAATTTATAGAAACTTATCTTCAAGGCGTTAGTTCGTCTCCAAGTGTTAAAGAATGCTGCACAGTTACA CTGACACCTGATGAAGATTTCATTCTGGATCGGCACCCAAAGCATCATAACATCATTATTGGGGCAGGATTTTCTG GCCATGGATTCAAGCTAGCTCCTGTAGTAGGAAGAATATTAGCTGAGTTAACACTCGGTCTTCCATCATCTCATAACTTGCAACCATTTAAGTTAACTAGACTACTGTGA
- the LOC136242362 gene encoding mitochondrial import inner membrane translocase subunit Tim22-like, translated as MEHGSKSKGPVGDNKYPFIDYHAVTNRLREGILSSGEQYKPFPWLENNTIPKSKQQVTIEKAMESCTFKSLLSCVMGYGLGAAFGLITSGLDPTIAGDVGQPSKLNTRETLREMGKRSGSYAKNFAMFGAMYSGTECLIESYRGKSDLVNSGLAGCTTGGVIGLRAGVTAGMAGCTAFAAFSLAIDYFLRR; from the exons ATGGAGCATGGGTCAAAGAGCAAGGGCCCGGTCGGAGATAACAAATATCCCTTTATTGACTATCATGCGGTGACAAATCGCCTCAGAGAAGGTATCCTGAGCAGCGGGGAGCAATATAAACCATTCCCTTGGCTAGAGAACAATACTATTCCTAAGAGCAAGCAGCAAGTGACAATAGAAAAGGCCATGGAAAGTTGTACCTTTAAAAGTCTCCTCAGTTGTGTAATGG GGTATGGACTGGGAGCAGCATTTGGTCTGATCACATCAGGATTAGATCCCACTATAGCTGGTGATGTTGGCCAACCATCCAAGCTGAACACACGGGAAACACTGAGGGAGATGGGAAAACGAAGTGGCTCTTATGCCAAGAACTTTGCCATGTTTGGTGCAATGTATTCTGGTACAGAATGCCTAATAGAGAGT TATCGTGGTAAATCAGATTTGGTTAACAGTGGACTGGCTGGATGTACCACTGGGGGAGTCATTGGATTAAGAG CTGGAGTCACTGCTGGGATGGCAGGATGTACAGCATTTGCTGCCTTCTCTCTAGCAATTGACTACTTTCTACGCAGATAG
- the LOC136243016 gene encoding BICD family-like cargo adapter 1, whose translation MSEISSTCVSQLSEELTKCTQQLHLAGNVGINLLDDKRKLEEEVKLLRDQYSKLLEESEKEKYDLQQRMWEEKNEKDLHIAELEDEVHQLQQLLNDSKQAAKLAEKEHSSNREHLEETIRQFTYSLEKVTDDKTKLHSQLSALTCKLCEEEKNKEKLLLQHILQGKMDELQKENLLLKQQIRGLQYSSSGLTSELKLSQNDATQMELQLEEKEELLMVVHQELQETQEVVKQLQLELNEQTSLTSSCHNPISLFEEFHMSSEPLQAQDSESASDAHESISLCDSCVALTEKLTCYRNELEKLNKQVLNLVKQKLDLAQQLEMWEGDVECLVGDHVFQQLKDDTKKITRKSGGIIHYLSRSIKKVAGTNH comes from the exons ATGTCGGAGATCTCGAGCACTTGCGTTTCTCAGCTATCCGAGGAGCTGACGAAGTGTACACAGCAATTGCACTTGGCTGGTAATGTGGGGATTAATTTACTGGACGATAAGCGAAAATTGGAAGAAGAAGTGAAACTACTACGAGACCAGTACTCAAAACTGCTTGAG GAATCTGAAAAGGAGAAATATGATTTACAGCAGAGAATGTGGGAGGAGAAGAATGAGAAGGATCTCCATATTGCAGAGTTGGAAGATGAAGTGCACCAACTACAACAGCTACTGAATGACTCCAAGCAAGCAGCAAAGTTGGCTGAAAAGGAACACTCAAGTAACAGGGAACATCTGGAAGAAACAATCAGACAGTTTACCTATAGTCTAGAAAAA GTGACAGATGACAAAACCAAACTTCATTCTCAGCTGTCAGCCTTAACTTGCAAGTTgtgtgaagaagaaaaaaacaaagagaaattattgTTGCAACATATACTACAGGGAAAG ATGGATGAATTGCAAAAGGAGAACTTGCTGCTCAAGCAACAAATTAGAGGGCTACAATATAGTAGTAGTGGTCTAACATCAGAGCTAAAGCTAAGCCAAAATGATGCAACACAAATGGAATTACAACTTGAAGAGAAAGAGGAACTT TTGATGGTTGTCCACCAAGAGCTACAAGAGACCCAAGAGGTAGTGAAGCAGTTACAGCTAGAACTGAATGAGCAG ACATCACTAACTTCATCCTGCCACAATCCCATTTCACTGTTTGAAGAATTTCATATGTCTAGTGAGCCGCTGCAGGCACAG GATTCTGAATCAGCAAGTGATGCACATGAAagcatttctctttgtgacag CTGTGTTGCGCTAACAGAAAAGTTAACATGCTATAGAAATGAATTGGAGAAACTTAACAAGCAGGTTTTGAACCTTGTGAAACAAAAACTTGATTTGGCACAACAATTAGAAATGTGGGAG GGAGATGTGGAGTGTTTGGTTGGTGACCATGTTTTTCAGCAGCTGAAAGATGACACAAAGAAAATCACAAGGAAAAGTGGAGGTATAATCCACTACCTATCCCGGAGTATTAAGAAGGTTGCTGGAACTAATCACTGA